The Mailhella massiliensis DNA segment ACCTTGATTTCCTCAAGACGGGTGAGAATCCACTTGTGGTGCAGGCCCTTCACCGAACCGAGATCCACGGCCTTAGGCTCGCCCTGTTCGGGAAGATTCATGAGCGCGAAGCGCGAGGCGTTCCACACCTTGTTTACGAAATGGCGGTAGCCTTCGATGCGCTCTTCCGACATGCGGATGTCGCGGCCCATGGCGGCAAAGGCGGCCAGGGTGAAGCGCAGAGAGTCCGCGCCGTACTTGCGGATCATGTCCTGAGGGTTGATGCCGTTGCCCAGAGACTTGGACATCTTGCGGCCCTGCGCATCGCGCACCAGCGCATGAATGTACACTTCGCGGAAGGGCACTTCGCCCATGAAGTGCTGCCCCATCATGATCATGCGGGCCACCCAGAAGAACAGGATGTCGAAGGCCGTCACCAGCACGGAGGTGGGGTAGTACTTCTTCAGCGTTTCGGTCTTTTCGGGCCAGCCCATGGTGGAGAAGGGCCACAGGGCGGAAGAGAACCAGGTATCCAGAACGTCGGGGTCCTGTTCCAGCTTCCTGCTTCCGCACTTGGGGCAGACGGTGGGATCTTCCTCCGCCACGATGAGCTCGCCGCAGTCGGCGCACGTCCAGGCGGGAATGCGATGTCCCCACCAGATCTGACGGCTGATGCACCAGTCGCGGATGTTGTCCAGCCAGTTGTAGTAGGTCTTGGTCCAGCTTTCAGGATAAATCTTTATCTTGTCCGGCACGGCGGCACGGGCGGCGGGAGCCATCTTGCTGATGGCCACGAACCACTGATCGGACACATAGGGTTCGATGACCGTCTTGCAGCGGTAGCAGCAGCCCACGCTGTGGGCAAGCGGTTCCTCCTTCACGAGGTGGCCGTTTTCGCGCAGTTCCTCCACGATGGCCTTGCGGCATTCCTCGCGGCTCATGCCCGCGTAGCGGCCGCAGACATCGCTCATGCACATGTTGCCGTTGTCGTCGATGACCTGAATGAATTCCAGGCCGTGGGCATGGCCGAGATTCCAGTCGTTGGGGTCGTGGCAGGGCGTGACCTTGAGGCAGCCTGTGCCGAATTCGCGGTCCACATAGCGGTCGGCGATGAGGGGCACTTCGCGGTTCACCACGGGCACGATGAGCTTCTTGCCCACCAGGGAGGCGTAGCGTTCGTCCTCGGGATGCACGCACACGGCGGAGTCGCCGAGAATGGTTTCGGGACGGGTGGTGGCGATGGTTACGGAGCCGGAACCGTCGGCGAAATCATAACGCACATGCCAGAGCGAACCCTTGGAGTCGACGTGATCCACTTCGTCGTCGGCAAGGGCGGTATGGCAGCGGGGGCACCAGTTGACGATGTACTTGCCCTTGTAGATGAGCCCTTCGTTGTAGAGCTGCACGAAAACCTTGCGGACGGCACGGGCGAGATTGTCGTCCATGGTGAAGGCTTCGCGCGTCCAGTCCACGGAGGAACCGAGTTCCTTGATCTGCTCGAGAATCTGCCCGCCGTACTGCTTCTTCCAGTCCCACACGCGCTCGATGAACGCTTCGCGGCCCACGTCGTGACGCTTCTTGCCTTCCTTGGCGAGCGCGCGCTCCACCACGTTCTGCGTGGCGATGCCCGCATGGTCGGTGCCGGGAATCCACAGAACATTTTTACCCTTCTGGCGGGCATGACGGCAGAGTATGTCCTGAAGAGTCTGGTTCAGGGCATGACCGATATGCAGGATACCCGTGACGTTGGGCGGAGGAATGACGATGGAATAAGGATCGCCGGGGGCGGACATGTCGGGCGTGAAAGTCCTGGCTTCTTCCCAGTGCTTACGCCAGTGAGCTTCCACTTCCTGGGGTTCGTAGGCTTTGGACAGCATTGAATGGCTCCAGTGTTTTAACAATTCGCCGCTCGATGAGGGCGCGTCCTGCCGGAAAACGGGGTCGCTCCGCTGCGGAGGATCTTGCGACAAGGCATGCCGTCATGCCTCTTCCGGCTTCCTTCCCTTGCCGAACGGGCGGCTTGTGCGTATGCATAGACACGGAGGAAAACATGATCGCCATACTCTGGGACGCCTCCCACATCTGGGGATATCTGCTGCTGCACGCCGTTCGTTCGACGGGCATTCCCTTCCGTGTACTCAAAGGGTTAGACATAGCCCAGACCGGTCTGTCTGGCAAGATGCTCATGGTGCCCGGAGGTTCCGCGCGGCGCAAGGCGGAAGCTCTGGGAACGGCAGGCATGGAGGAAGTCCGGCGCTTCGTGCAGAAAGGCGGCCACTATGCGGGCTTCTGCGGCGGCGCAGGGCTTGCCCTGGCCGGTTCTCTCGGCCTCTGCCCATGGAATCGCGACGGCATGGCCGACCGCCTGCAGCACCTTGTTTCCGGGCATTTCTCCTGCTCTCTTGCCGAGGGGCATCCCCTCGTACCCTCCGACCTTGCCGGAAAAACGGCACTTCTGCCCGTGTGGTGGCCCGGCCGCTTCAACGAACCGGAAAACGCCGACGGCGTGGAAGTGCTCGCACGCTACCGCGCCCCGGGGCCCGACCTCTATGTGGCCGATCTTCCCTACGCCTCCATGCCCTCGGACATTCT contains these protein-coding regions:
- a CDS encoding valine--tRNA ligase, which gives rise to MLSKAYEPQEVEAHWRKHWEEARTFTPDMSAPGDPYSIVIPPPNVTGILHIGHALNQTLQDILCRHARQKGKNVLWIPGTDHAGIATQNVVERALAKEGKKRHDVGREAFIERVWDWKKQYGGQILEQIKELGSSVDWTREAFTMDDNLARAVRKVFVQLYNEGLIYKGKYIVNWCPRCHTALADDEVDHVDSKGSLWHVRYDFADGSGSVTIATTRPETILGDSAVCVHPEDERYASLVGKKLIVPVVNREVPLIADRYVDREFGTGCLKVTPCHDPNDWNLGHAHGLEFIQVIDDNGNMCMSDVCGRYAGMSREECRKAIVEELRENGHLVKEEPLAHSVGCCYRCKTVIEPYVSDQWFVAISKMAPAARAAVPDKIKIYPESWTKTYYNWLDNIRDWCISRQIWWGHRIPAWTCADCGELIVAEEDPTVCPKCGSRKLEQDPDVLDTWFSSALWPFSTMGWPEKTETLKKYYPTSVLVTAFDILFFWVARMIMMGQHFMGEVPFREVYIHALVRDAQGRKMSKSLGNGINPQDMIRKYGADSLRFTLAAFAAMGRDIRMSEERIEGYRHFVNKVWNASRFALMNLPEQGEPKAVDLGSVKGLHHKWILTRLEEIKVEEDAALESYRFNDAAQCVYKFLWNEFCDWYLELIKADMKEEGPAKEEAQYVLYTVLRETLLLLHPMIPFVTAEVWDSLPGHEGTDIATELYPAARPECVKSREADEMIFLQEAISAIRTIRAELNIKPSYKLSVVLRPAGAEQAALLEANRGFFDLARLESLTIDKNAHAPKASASNVVRGCEVIVLLTGAVDFQAELARLEKEIGKVDKDLVALNGKLSNENFVKRAPAELVESEKARQTELMDKKAKMQALQIRFKEAMEQD